From Pseudomonas vanderleydeniana, the proteins below share one genomic window:
- a CDS encoding NAD(P)H-dependent oxidoreductase: MKKILLLNGGKQFAHSAGRYNATLHEAALAYLDRSGCDVRQTWIDQGYDVAEEVAKFLWADVIIYQMPGWWMGAPWTVKKYVDEVFTAGHGSLYANDGRTRSDASQKYGSGGLIQGKQYMLSLTWNAPQQAFDDPTDFFEAKGVDAVYFPFHKANEFLGMSGLPTFLCVDVMKVPAIEADVRRYEQHLAKVFDLPA; encoded by the coding sequence ATGAAAAAAATCCTGCTACTCAACGGCGGCAAGCAGTTCGCCCATTCCGCCGGCCGCTACAACGCCACCCTGCACGAAGCCGCCCTGGCGTATCTCGACCGCTCCGGTTGCGATGTCCGGCAGACCTGGATCGACCAGGGCTACGACGTCGCCGAGGAGGTCGCCAAGTTTCTCTGGGCCGACGTGATCATCTACCAGATGCCGGGTTGGTGGATGGGCGCGCCCTGGACCGTGAAGAAATACGTCGATGAAGTCTTCACCGCGGGTCACGGCAGTCTTTATGCCAACGACGGCCGGACGCGTTCCGATGCCTCGCAGAAATACGGCAGCGGCGGCCTGATCCAGGGCAAGCAGTACATGCTCTCGCTGACCTGGAACGCGCCGCAGCAAGCCTTCGACGATCCCACCGATTTCTTCGAGGCCAAGGGCGTGGATGCGGTGTACTTCCCGTTCCACAAGGCCAACGAGTTCCTTGGCATGAGTGGCCTGCCGACATTCCTGTGCGTCGACGTGATGAAGGTCCCGGCCATCGAGGCCGATGTTCGCCGCTACGAGCAGCATCTGGCCAAGGTCTTCGATTTGCCGGCGTGA
- a CDS encoding LysR family transcriptional regulator, translating into MKARSDELQIFVCVIECGSISAAAEQVGQTPSAVSRSLSRLEAKLETTLINRTTRRMDLTEEGKFFFERAKQILEQMDELEERLSLRQQTPAGRLRINAASPFMLHAVVPYIAEFRSLYPDIQLELNSNDLIIDLLEQSTDIAIRIGNLADSTLHARSLGSSPLNILASPAYLERHGVPASVDELSSHTLLGFTQTETLNHWPLRHAQGDRWQIRPDIAASSGETLRQLALEGQGIVCLSHFMTHQDIQSGRLRVILPETNSGYRQPIHAVYYRNSQLALRIQCFLDFIQGKLAGYAGN; encoded by the coding sequence GTGAAAGCCAGGTCGGATGAGTTGCAGATCTTCGTCTGCGTGATCGAGTGTGGTTCGATTTCCGCAGCGGCCGAGCAGGTCGGGCAGACGCCATCGGCGGTCAGCCGCAGCCTGTCGCGGCTGGAAGCCAAGCTGGAAACCACGCTGATCAATCGCACCACGCGGCGCATGGACCTGACCGAAGAGGGCAAGTTCTTCTTCGAGCGGGCCAAGCAGATCCTCGAACAGATGGACGAGCTCGAAGAGCGCCTGTCCCTGCGCCAGCAGACTCCGGCCGGGCGCCTGCGCATCAACGCGGCCTCGCCGTTCATGCTGCATGCGGTGGTGCCGTACATCGCCGAGTTCCGCAGCCTGTATCCGGATATCCAGCTGGAGCTCAACAGCAACGACCTGATCATCGACCTGCTGGAGCAGAGTACCGACATTGCCATCCGCATCGGCAACCTGGCGGACTCGACCCTGCATGCCCGCTCGCTCGGCAGCAGCCCGCTGAACATACTGGCCAGCCCCGCCTACCTGGAACGTCACGGCGTGCCGGCCAGCGTCGACGAGCTGTCCAGCCATACCCTGCTGGGCTTTACCCAAACCGAAACGCTCAACCACTGGCCATTGCGCCATGCCCAGGGCGACCGCTGGCAGATCCGTCCCGATATCGCCGCTTCCAGTGGCGAGACCCTGCGCCAGCTGGCGCTGGAAGGGCAGGGCATTGTCTGCCTGTCGCACTTCATGACCCACCAGGACATCCAGTCCGGTCGCCTGCGGGTGATCCTCCCCGAAACCAACAGCGGCTATCGCCAGCCGATCCATGCGGTGTACTACCGCAACTCGCAGCTGGCGTTGCGTATCCAGTGTTTTCTCGACTTTATCCAGGGCAAGCTGGCGGGGTATGCGGGGAACTGA